In Gemmatimonadota bacterium, the sequence GGCCGCGGCGGTCCACTTCGGCGACGAACTCCCCCTGGACATCGCTTTCGTCGGCCCTGATCGTGCCTCCCATGGAATTGCTGAAGCGGCCATCGAAATCAGCAAAGCGAGCCGTGACGCGCAGCTTCTCGCCCGCGGGGTGGAAGCCCAGCTCGATCCGGGCGGAGGAAGCGATCTCGACTTTCGCGACCTGCAGGTCGAAGCTGCCGGTATCGGCGGCGGTGTAGCTCACGGGGCTGGTGGCCGGCAGGGTGTAGGCGAGGCTGGCGGGCGCGGGGCCGCGTGGTCCGGCGGGCGCGCACGCGCCTAGCAGGCAGGCGAGGGTCAGTACCGCCGGATTCCGTGGCTTCATGGTCGTGGTCCCCCTCCGGGCGGGCACTGTCAGCCCTGGCGCAGCTTCACGCCGCCGGAGCCGGTGTCAATGTCGATGCGGCCGTCCCCATCGCCGATGCGGCCGCGGAAGTATGTGCGTTTCATCTCCACTACCTGGACCGGCAGATCGAAATCGATGCCGCCGCTGCCCACATCGATCTCGACCTCGGCGCCGAGCTGCGGCGGCACGGAGAGGAGGACGCTGCCCGAGCCGGTGTCGACCTCGACGTCGCCCTCGACCTCGCTGACCATTACACTACCGGAGCCGCTGTCAATAGACAACGAGTGCCGGGTCGGTTTCAGCGGGTCGGCCCGCGCTCCGGTGATGTCCCGGGGTGAGCGGGCAGTCAGTCCTGCGGCGCGCAATTTCGTTTCAGGCGGCGCCGCCCGGGGGCAGGGACGCTGCCACAGCGCGATAGGTCGCAGCAGCGTCGCCATCCAGGTCGTGCCGCCGGCCGGCCAGGTGGCGTCGTCCCCCCACCCACACATCGGTCACGGCCGCCGCTGGCGCGGCGAAGACCAGTAGCGCGGGCAGCGTGTCGGCGGTCCAGCCGGCGTGGGCGGGGTGGTCCAGGTCGATGGCAATGAAATCGGCCAGTCGGCCGGGCTCGAGGCGTCCGGCATCGAGGTGGAGCGCGTCCGCGCCGGCGGCGGCAGCCGCTCCCAGCAGCAGGGGCGCCGCCTCGAGGCGCCCGGCGTCCGCGCCTGCGGGGCTGGCCAGGATCACCCGCCGCTGCTTTTGCAACCGCTCGTGGTATTCCAGGAGCCGCATCTCTTCGAACGGGTCCACCGCCATCTGGCTGTCACTGCCCAGGGCCAGGCGCGCACCGGCCGCGAGCAGCGCGGCGGCCGGCACCATCCCGTCGCCCAGGTCCCGCTCGGTGCTGGGGCAAGCGCAAACGGTGGCGCGGGCGCGGCCCAGCAAGCGGATCTCTCGCGGGCTCAGGTGGATGGCGTGCACCGCGGTGAAGCGCTCGTCCAGCACACCCTCGTCCGCCAGCAGCTCGACCGGGCGCAGCCCGAAAGCCGCCCGGCAAGCCTCTACCTCCGCCGGCTGCTCGCTCACGTGCATGTGGAACGGCATGCCTTGCTGCGCGGCAAACGCGCGCAGCGGGCCGAGCCAGTTGCGCGGGAGCGCGCGCAGGCTGTGGGCGGCAATGCCCACGGTGGCAGCGCCGGCGGTGCGGCTGCTCGCGACGAGCCGCTCGGCGTGGCGCAGGAACTCGTCCAGATCGGGGGTGGCAAAGCGGCGCTGCTCCGGCCGCAGCGGCTGGCCGATCCCGCCCGCCGCGTAGCACGTGTCGAGCAAGACGATGCGGATCCCCACTTCGTCGGCGGCAGCCAGCACGCGCAGGGCCAGCTCGGTCGGCTCGTGGTAAGACCGTCCGTCCGGACCCCGGTGCAGGTAATGGAACTCGCCCACACTGGTGTAGC encodes:
- a CDS encoding formimidoylglutamate deiminase; the protein is MRATSWRSKPRPGTASSCPCGRHPVPLLIPELIYHAGRFHSGWALEYDAVRGRILRVGPAVELAGGGAEAGSERLPGRALLPGFTNTHSHAFQRLIRGRTQWRTAAEHSDFWSWREAMYAAALALSPEAVHVVSRFCFLEMLRAGYTSVGEFHYLHRGPDGRSYHEPTELALRVLAAADEVGIRIVLLDTCYAAGGIGQPLRPEQRRFATPDLDEFLRHAERLVASSRTAGAATVGIAAHSLRALPRNWLGPLRAFAAQQGMPFHMHVSEQPAEVEACRAAFGLRPVELLADEGVLDERFTAVHAIHLSPREIRLLGRARATVCACPSTERDLGDGMVPAAALLAAGARLALGSDSQMAVDPFEEMRLLEYHERLQKQRRVILASPAGADAGRLEAAPLLLGAAAAAGADALHLDAGRLEPGRLADFIAIDLDHPAHAGWTADTLPALLVFAAPAAAVTDVWVGGRRHLAGRRHDLDGDAAATYRAVAASLPPGGAA